In Bradyrhizobium erythrophlei, a single genomic region encodes these proteins:
- a CDS encoding MBL fold metallo-hydrolase: MKQIRIGDVTIDSVIERDGPWRRPQDFFPHYDEATFRRHLPAMEPEVWDEAEGKIVITYQTFVVRTPRYTILVDTCTGEDKGHPPPFDFPGKERWRNELFALGIGFEQVDYVFCTHLHIDHTGWNTTLRDGRWVPTFPNAKYVFHKGEYAAWEAEHNKRNDPPGTVFRDNCLPIVEAGQALLVDDDYALDDTITLTPTPGHSPCHCCVNIHSGGKRAVVAGDLMHHAIQCREVDWSSKPDWDMRQSAQSRRSFFTSVAGTDTLILPIHFPSPTAGFITADDGRFNYRFKRD; encoded by the coding sequence ATGAAGCAGATCAGGATCGGCGACGTCACCATCGATTCCGTGATCGAGCGCGACGGACCCTGGCGGCGGCCGCAGGATTTCTTTCCCCACTATGACGAGGCGACCTTCCGCCGTCATCTGCCCGCAATGGAGCCCGAGGTCTGGGACGAGGCGGAAGGCAAGATCGTCATCACCTATCAGACTTTTGTGGTACGCACGCCGCGCTACACCATCCTGGTCGACACCTGCACCGGCGAGGACAAGGGCCATCCGCCGCCGTTCGACTTTCCCGGCAAGGAGCGCTGGCGCAACGAACTGTTTGCGCTCGGCATCGGTTTCGAGCAGGTCGATTACGTCTTCTGCACCCATCTGCACATCGACCACACCGGTTGGAACACGACCTTGCGCGACGGCCGCTGGGTGCCGACCTTTCCGAACGCCAAATACGTGTTTCACAAAGGCGAATATGCGGCGTGGGAAGCCGAACACAACAAGCGCAACGATCCGCCGGGCACCGTGTTTCGCGACAATTGCCTGCCCATCGTCGAGGCCGGGCAGGCGCTGTTGGTCGACGACGACTACGCGCTCGACGATACGATCACGCTGACGCCGACGCCGGGACATTCGCCCTGTCACTGTTGCGTCAACATCCACTCAGGCGGCAAGCGCGCCGTCGTCGCCGGCGACCTCATGCATCATGCGATCCAGTGCCGCGAGGTCGACTGGTCGTCGAAACCGGACTGGGACATGAGGCAGTCGGCCCAGTCGCGGCGGTCGTTCTTCACCTCGGTCGCGGGCACCGACACGCTGATCCTGCCGATCCATTTCCCGTCGCCGACGGCCGGCTTCATTACGGCTGACGACGGGCGCTTCAACTATCGCTTCAAGCGCGACTGA
- a CDS encoding M15 family metallopeptidase, whose protein sequence is MRRFIPFALALIFYHGVMNSAVLAADVRAAIAAVSADLCGEMIRHKTLTDKGPVNCSRLKLIKFSYFGFDDAAHSDGEIIVLDAAAHYVAAIFDALLDRHFPIAKAHLMNHYDGDDDAADVDNNTSSFNDRVVAGTNTLSLHAYGLAIDLNPVQNPFIQIKAGKREVSPDEGKQYLDRNATKPGMAETVIDIFADNGFSIWGGDWHSPIDYQHFQVSRALAQQLASVSAANARAIFEQHVERYRQCRRSGKSRGDCGVD, encoded by the coding sequence GTGAGACGCTTCATACCCTTCGCGTTGGCTTTGATTTTTTATCACGGCGTTATGAACAGCGCCGTACTTGCTGCCGATGTGAGAGCTGCAATTGCGGCAGTCTCGGCCGACCTTTGTGGTGAAATGATCCGTCACAAGACTCTCACTGATAAAGGACCGGTCAATTGTAGCCGACTGAAACTCATCAAGTTCAGCTACTTCGGATTTGACGACGCTGCGCACTCTGATGGCGAGATCATCGTCCTTGATGCCGCCGCGCACTATGTCGCTGCCATATTCGATGCGCTTCTCGATCGCCACTTCCCGATCGCCAAGGCACACCTGATGAACCACTATGACGGCGACGATGATGCCGCGGACGTCGACAATAATACCTCGTCTTTCAACGACCGTGTCGTGGCTGGGACCAATACCTTGTCATTGCACGCCTACGGCCTCGCGATTGATCTAAATCCCGTCCAGAACCCGTTCATCCAGATTAAAGCTGGAAAGCGTGAGGTTTCTCCGGACGAAGGAAAGCAGTATCTCGACCGAAACGCCACGAAACCAGGCATGGCCGAGACAGTCATCGACATCTTTGCCGACAACGGCTTTTCGATTTGGGGAGGCGACTGGCACAGTCCGATCGACTACCAGCATTTTCAGGTCAGTCGGGCTCTTGCGCAGCAGCTGGCGAGTGTGTCCGCCGCGAATGCCCGAGCCATTTTTGAGCAGCACGTTGAGCGGTATCGTCAGTGTCGGCGAAGCGGGAAAAGTAGAGGAGATTGCGGGGTAGATTGA
- a CDS encoding ABC-F family ATP-binding cassette domain-containing protein yields MIRLDNISKQIGHQILFIEASATLQKGEKAGLVGPNGAGKTTLFRMITEQELPDEGQVSLDRGITIGYFSQDVGEMSGRSAVAEVMDGAGPVAAVSAELKALEAAMADPDRADQMEEIIAQYGEVQHRFEELDGYALEGRAREVLAGLSFSQEMMDGDVGVLSGGWKMRVALARILLMRPDVMLLDEPSNHLDLESLIWLEQFLKGYEGALLMTSHDREFMNRIINKIVEIDGGSLTTYSGDYEFYETQRALSEKQQQAQFERQQAMLAKEIKFIERFKARASHAAQVQSRVKKLEKIERVEPPRRRQTVAFDFPPAPRSGEDVVSLKSVQKAYGSRVIYDGLDFMIRRRERWCVMGVNGAGKSTLLKLVAGSTEPDTGAVALGGSVKMGYFAQHAMDLLDGERTVFQSLEDAFPQAGQGSLRALAGCFGFSGDDVEKRCRVLSGGEKARLVMAIMLYDPPNFLVLDEPTNHLDMATKEMLITALSEYEGTMLFVSHDRHFLAALSNRVLELTPEGIHQYGGGYTEYVARSGHEAPGLHS; encoded by the coding sequence ATGATTAGACTAGACAATATCAGTAAGCAGATCGGCCATCAGATCCTGTTCATCGAAGCCTCCGCCACGCTCCAGAAGGGCGAGAAGGCGGGTCTGGTCGGCCCCAACGGCGCCGGCAAGACGACGCTGTTCCGCATGATCACGGAGCAGGAACTGCCCGATGAAGGACAGGTGTCGCTCGATCGCGGCATCACCATCGGCTATTTCAGCCAGGATGTCGGCGAGATGAGTGGCCGCAGCGCGGTGGCCGAGGTGATGGACGGGGCAGGGCCGGTCGCCGCGGTCTCGGCCGAGTTGAAGGCGCTGGAAGCGGCGATGGCCGATCCCGATCGCGCCGATCAGATGGAAGAGATCATCGCGCAGTATGGCGAGGTCCAACATCGCTTCGAGGAACTCGACGGCTATGCGCTGGAAGGCCGCGCGCGCGAAGTGCTGGCGGGGCTTTCGTTCAGCCAGGAGATGATGGACGGCGACGTCGGCGTGCTCTCCGGCGGCTGGAAGATGCGCGTGGCGCTGGCGCGGATCCTGTTGATGCGGCCTGACGTCATGCTGCTCGACGAACCGAGCAACCATCTCGACCTCGAGAGCCTGATCTGGCTCGAACAGTTTCTCAAAGGCTATGAAGGCGCGCTGCTGATGACCTCGCACGATCGCGAGTTCATGAACCGCATCATCAACAAGATCGTCGAGATCGACGGCGGCTCCCTCACGACCTATTCCGGCGACTACGAATTCTACGAGACGCAGCGCGCGCTCTCCGAAAAGCAGCAGCAGGCCCAGTTCGAGCGCCAGCAGGCGATGCTGGCCAAGGAGATCAAGTTCATCGAGCGCTTCAAGGCGCGCGCCTCGCATGCCGCGCAAGTGCAGAGCCGGGTGAAGAAGCTGGAGAAGATCGAGCGGGTCGAGCCGCCGCGGCGGCGTCAGACCGTCGCTTTCGATTTTCCGCCGGCGCCGCGCTCGGGCGAAGACGTCGTCAGCCTGAAGAGTGTGCAAAAGGCCTATGGCAGCCGTGTCATCTATGACGGACTCGATTTCATGATCCGCCGCAGGGAACGCTGGTGCGTGATGGGCGTGAACGGCGCCGGCAAGTCCACGCTGTTGAAGCTGGTGGCGGGATCGACCGAACCCGACACCGGCGCGGTGGCATTGGGCGGCAGCGTCAAGATGGGTTATTTCGCGCAGCATGCGATGGACCTGCTCGACGGCGAACGCACGGTGTTCCAGTCGCTGGAAGATGCGTTTCCGCAGGCCGGCCAGGGCTCGCTTCGCGCGCTCGCCGGCTGCTTCGGCTTTTCCGGCGACGACGTTGAGAAGCGTTGCCGGGTGCTGTCGGGCGGCGAGAAAGCGCGGCTGGTGATGGCGATCATGCTGTACGATCCGCCGAACTTCCTGGTGCTGGACGAGCCGACCAACCATCTCGACATGGCGACCAAGGAAATGCTGATCACAGCGCTCTCGGAATACGAAGGCACCATGCTGTTCGTTTCGCATGACCGGCATTTTCTCGCAGCACTTTCGAACCGCGTGCTCGAGCTGACGCCGGAAGGCATCCATCAATATGGCGGTGGCTACACCGAATATGTCGCACGCTCCGGTCACGAGGCGCCGGGCCTGCACAGCTAG
- a CDS encoding efflux RND transporter permease subunit, which yields MRSSKFGGQSLLKGLLTFSLTRRPLVLLGLLGFVAAGIFAFSRLNIEAYPNPAPVMLEITAQSSGLSAEEMERYYTIPIEVGLAATPGVDVIRSTSFFGLSFVRVVFQYGVDYYFALTQTAINLQQNVTLPGNVSAQIQGTSLVGEIYRYELMGPPHFGLSNLRTVQDWILQRRLLSVPGVVQVNTWGGTTKEYDVEIDPRKLEAYGVTLQQVITALGNANVNVGGRTINIGQQSVNVRGVGLMDSGGETDLTQGYKVRDIENVMLASPSGLPIFVRDVARVSIGYVPRLGKAGRDHDEDVVAAIIIMNRTLHTNDVVKRVRSEIEKINSDGSLPPGLKLVPFYDRSTLVGVTTNTVMHNLLFGCLLIFIVQWLFLGDLRSAVIVGINVPFALFFSIIILVIRGEDANLLSVGAVDFGIIVDAAVILVENIYRNFASRPEEKQALFHQLAEKRWGDDPTGAGQPSTDMTWTDRLRLILISAMQVDRAVFFSTAIIVAAFIPLFTMQGVEGQIFGPMARTYAYALVGALLATFTVTPCLCSLLMAAHISEVETIVVRAIRRVYRPVLRFSLRRRPVTIAIGFVFLLVSGFLGSRLGSEFLPTLEEGNLWIRASMPPTLSLEAGMPFVNQMREILLKHPEVITVVSQHGRPDNGSDAAGFFNAEFFVPLKPFDEWPANYTKEKLVEELQAEFSEKFVGINFNFSQYIQDNVEEGLSGVKGANSIKIVGPDLKTLEKIARDAMEEMAKVQGITDLGVFWVLGQPNLNIRIDREKAARYGLNVSDANTVVQAALGGTVATNLLEADRQFGVAVRFAPEYRNDIDKVRNLKVGVQTANGTAFIPLSDFAAITLDTGASYIFRERNQRFVPIKFSVRGRDLAGAVEEAQERIGKNVKLPTGYRIDWAGEFEWLQQAKKRLAIILPVTFVFIMVLLYGLFNSLRHSLLALLGLPFAISGGIIGLYAFGLNFSISAAIGFISLFGVAVMSGILIIHGYYRVAASGIDPEEAMFEAVDQQMRPILMMTLSACIGLLPAALSTGIGSQVQRPLATVIVGGMLIGPIMLLVIVPALQSYFLGRETAPGPSTNPQPAE from the coding sequence ATGCGATCCTCAAAATTCGGGGGGCAATCTCTGCTTAAAGGACTCCTCACCTTCAGCCTGACCCGGCGTCCGCTGGTCCTGCTGGGCCTGCTGGGCTTTGTCGCGGCCGGTATTTTTGCATTTTCCCGGCTCAACATCGAGGCCTATCCCAATCCGGCGCCGGTCATGCTGGAGATCACGGCGCAATCCAGCGGCCTGTCGGCCGAGGAGATGGAGCGCTATTACACGATCCCGATCGAGGTCGGGCTCGCTGCGACGCCCGGCGTCGACGTCATTCGCTCGACCTCATTCTTCGGCCTGTCCTTTGTCCGCGTCGTCTTCCAGTACGGCGTCGACTATTATTTTGCGCTGACGCAGACCGCCATCAATCTCCAGCAGAACGTCACCCTGCCCGGCAACGTCTCGGCGCAAATCCAGGGAACGAGCCTTGTCGGCGAAATCTACCGCTATGAGCTGATGGGCCCGCCGCATTTCGGCTTGAGCAACCTGCGCACGGTCCAGGACTGGATCCTGCAACGGCGGCTGCTATCCGTGCCCGGCGTGGTGCAGGTCAACACCTGGGGCGGCACCACCAAGGAATATGACGTCGAGATCGATCCGCGAAAACTCGAAGCCTATGGCGTGACCTTGCAGCAGGTCATCACTGCGCTCGGCAACGCCAACGTCAATGTCGGCGGCCGCACCATCAATATCGGACAGCAATCCGTGAACGTGCGCGGCGTCGGACTGATGGACTCCGGCGGCGAAACCGATCTGACGCAGGGATACAAGGTTCGCGACATCGAGAACGTGATGCTGGCGTCGCCAAGCGGCCTGCCGATCTTCGTCAGGGATGTCGCCAGGGTTTCGATCGGCTATGTGCCGCGGCTCGGCAAGGCCGGGCGCGATCATGACGAAGACGTGGTCGCGGCGATCATCATCATGAACCGCACGCTGCACACCAACGACGTGGTCAAGCGCGTGCGATCCGAGATCGAGAAGATCAACTCCGACGGCAGCCTGCCGCCCGGGCTGAAGCTGGTGCCGTTCTACGACCGCTCGACACTCGTCGGCGTCACCACCAACACGGTGATGCATAACCTGTTGTTCGGTTGTCTTTTGATTTTTATCGTGCAGTGGCTGTTCCTCGGCGACTTGCGCAGCGCCGTCATCGTCGGCATCAACGTCCCCTTCGCGCTGTTCTTCAGCATCATCATCCTCGTCATTCGCGGCGAGGACGCCAACCTGCTCTCGGTCGGCGCCGTCGATTTCGGCATCATTGTCGATGCCGCGGTGATCCTCGTTGAAAACATCTATCGAAACTTCGCATCGAGGCCGGAAGAGAAGCAGGCGCTGTTCCATCAGCTTGCGGAAAAGCGCTGGGGCGACGATCCCACCGGCGCCGGCCAGCCATCGACCGATATGACATGGACCGACCGGCTCCGGCTGATCCTGATCAGCGCCATGCAGGTCGACCGCGCGGTGTTCTTTTCGACTGCCATCATCGTCGCGGCCTTCATCCCGCTGTTCACGATGCAGGGGGTCGAGGGCCAGATCTTCGGTCCGATGGCGAGGACCTATGCCTATGCGCTGGTCGGCGCGCTGCTGGCGACCTTCACCGTGACGCCATGCCTCTGCTCGCTATTGATGGCCGCGCATATCAGCGAGGTCGAGACCATCGTGGTGCGCGCCATACGTCGTGTCTATCGGCCGGTGCTGCGCTTTTCACTGCGGAGGCGGCCGGTCACGATCGCAATCGGGTTCGTGTTCCTTCTGGTCTCCGGTTTCCTCGGCTCGCGCCTCGGCAGCGAGTTCCTGCCGACGCTGGAAGAAGGCAATTTGTGGATTCGCGCCTCGATGCCGCCGACGCTGTCGCTGGAAGCCGGCATGCCGTTCGTGAACCAGATGCGCGAAATCCTGCTGAAACACCCCGAGGTCATCACGGTGGTGTCGCAGCATGGCCGCCCGGACAATGGCAGCGACGCCGCCGGCTTCTTCAACGCCGAATTCTTCGTGCCGTTGAAACCGTTCGACGAATGGCCCGCGAATTACACCAAGGAAAAGCTGGTCGAGGAATTGCAGGCTGAATTCTCCGAAAAATTCGTCGGCATCAATTTCAATTTCTCGCAATACATCCAGGACAATGTCGAGGAAGGGCTGTCGGGCGTCAAAGGCGCCAACTCCATCAAGATCGTCGGCCCCGACCTGAAGACGCTGGAAAAGATCGCCAGGGACGCCATGGAGGAAATGGCCAAGGTGCAGGGCATTACCGACCTTGGCGTGTTCTGGGTGCTTGGACAGCCCAATCTCAACATCAGGATCGATCGCGAGAAGGCGGCGCGCTATGGGTTGAACGTCAGCGACGCCAACACGGTCGTGCAGGCAGCGCTCGGCGGCACGGTCGCCACCAACCTGCTCGAGGCCGACCGCCAGTTCGGCGTGGCGGTGCGGTTCGCGCCCGAATACCGCAACGACATCGACAAGGTGCGCAACCTCAAGGTCGGCGTTCAGACCGCCAACGGAACCGCCTTCATACCCTTGAGCGATTTCGCTGCGATCACGCTCGACACCGGCGCCTCCTACATCTTCCGCGAACGCAACCAGCGCTTTGTGCCGATCAAGTTCTCGGTGCGCGGGCGCGACCTTGCCGGCGCGGTAGAGGAAGCCCAGGAGCGCATCGGCAAGAACGTCAAGCTGCCGACCGGCTATCGCATCGACTGGGCCGGCGAGTTCGAATGGCTGCAGCAGGCCAAGAAGCGGCTCGCCATCATCCTGCCGGTGACGTTCGTCTTCATCATGGTACTGCTCTACGGCCTGTTCAATTCACTCCGCCACAGCCTGCTGGCGCTGCTTGGGCTGCCCTTTGCGATCAGCGGCGGCATTATCGGCCTGTACGCATTTGGCTTGAACTTCTCGATCTCGGCTGCGATCGGATTCATCTCGCTGTTCGGCGTCGCCGTCATGAGCGGCATCCTGATCATCCACGGCTACTATCGCGTCGCCGCCAGCGGCATCGACCCGGAAGAGGCGATGTTCGAGGCGGTCGACCAGCAGATGCGGCCGATCCTGATGATGACCCTGTCGGCGTGTATCGGCCTGCTGCCGGCCGCGCTGTCGACCGGAATCGGCAGTCAGGTGCAGCGGCCGCTGGCAACCGTCATCGTCGGGGGAATGCTGATCGGGCCGATCATGCTGCTGGTGATCGTGCCGGCGTTGCAGAGCTACTTCCTCGGACGCGAGACGGCGCCCGGACCGAGCACGAACCCGCAACCGGCCGAATAA
- a CDS encoding tetratricopeptide repeat protein has product MLRGFGAHCAFALAAGLLAGTFDVQAAGNDANICIKEAGDAAIDACSRAIQSKRFSGHVLARQYLSRGVERRAKEDYESALADFAEAAKIDKKYADAFYNRCAVYNFRKEYDAAITECSQAIKLGPSADATVAGGSERLGKDNALSDYYAERGSAYFRKDDYVHALVDLDNAIRLNANNGRALKTRGLTYEAKGDSRAAADLASAKLLGE; this is encoded by the coding sequence ATGCTGAGGGGATTTGGGGCGCATTGCGCCTTTGCGCTTGCCGCTGGTCTGTTGGCCGGCACGTTCGATGTTCAGGCTGCCGGCAATGATGCCAACATCTGCATCAAGGAAGCCGGCGATGCGGCAATCGATGCTTGTTCGCGCGCCATCCAGTCCAAGCGCTTCTCCGGTCACGTGCTGGCGCGCCAGTATCTGAGCCGCGGCGTCGAACGGCGGGCGAAAGAGGATTATGAATCCGCGCTTGCGGATTTCGCTGAAGCGGCGAAGATCGACAAGAAATATGCCGACGCGTTCTACAACCGTTGCGCTGTCTACAATTTCAGAAAAGAATACGACGCGGCCATCACCGAATGCAGCCAGGCCATCAAGCTCGGCCCCAGCGCCGACGCCACCGTGGCCGGCGGCAGCGAACGTCTCGGAAAGGATAACGCGTTGTCCGACTACTACGCCGAACGCGGCTCTGCCTATTTCAGGAAGGACGACTACGTCCACGCGCTTGTGGACCTCGACAATGCGATCCGCCTCAATGCGAATAACGGCAGGGCGCTGAAAACCCGCGGGCTTACCTATGAGGCCAAGGGTGATTCCCGCGCCGCGGCCGACCTCGCCTCGGCCAAGCTGCTTGGCGAGTGA
- a CDS encoding class I SAM-dependent methyltransferase has product MSEASAKDHWEAVYTTRDEAGVSWFQDSPSPSFELIERLKPTRDTQVIDIGGGASRLVDALLERGFRHPTVLDISQAALDLACLRLGRRASLARWIVEDVREWEPSKRFDIWHDRAAFHFLVEASDRAAYVARLTRALKPGGHAIIATFAPDGPEKCSGLPVYRTDAKGLAQELGEAFTLVDTQAHDHVTPNHSSQRFQFSVFQRQ; this is encoded by the coding sequence ATGTCGGAGGCAAGCGCGAAGGATCATTGGGAAGCGGTCTACACCACACGAGACGAAGCCGGCGTCAGCTGGTTTCAGGACAGTCCCTCACCCTCATTCGAATTGATCGAACGGCTGAAGCCAACAAGGGATACGCAGGTCATCGACATTGGCGGCGGCGCCTCCCGCCTGGTGGATGCGCTTCTGGAGCGCGGCTTCCGCCACCCTACGGTGCTGGACATTTCGCAAGCAGCGCTCGATCTCGCCTGTTTGCGGCTCGGCCGGCGTGCCAGCCTGGCGCGGTGGATCGTCGAGGACGTAAGGGAGTGGGAGCCTTCAAAGCGCTTCGACATCTGGCACGATCGCGCCGCGTTTCATTTCCTGGTCGAGGCATCGGATCGCGCCGCCTATGTCGCGCGGCTGACACGGGCGCTCAAGCCCGGCGGCCACGCCATCATCGCGACCTTTGCGCCGGACGGTCCGGAAAAATGCAGCGGACTGCCGGTCTATCGCACCGATGCGAAAGGGTTGGCGCAGGAATTGGGAGAGGCTTTCACTCTAGTGGATACCCAAGCGCACGATCACGTCACGCCCAACCATTCCAGCCAGCGTTTTCAATTTTCGGTTTTTCAGCGCCAATAA
- a CDS encoding J domain-containing protein: MDTLYDLLGALPHDDAEGLRSAFRKAVKGAHPDLRPGDPDAAIKFRQIVRANDILLDKDQRAVYDHLLVLAQQEKDPAAAHPIAARIHRIASGVLAFASVSVVTVGGYLLFMHMSVALVAPTGSLAAAHTVTSPYDLTTRLTASIAAVSPNDAPDPAAVSAFIAARTENTGPASVVNAMAMAPAEAEGASPPAPEAAADHVSLSHVHEIFANGDAGATAVEADQLTQLETKFTAPYVDRGLLFFRDKSDDRAFPELPLLKRGEKPGKTKSIAATNGKTQHADALPKAVPLPVPRTPPRNVTTQPAPRYVSPQPQWYAATASFQ, translated from the coding sequence ATGGATACGCTTTACGATTTGCTTGGGGCACTTCCACACGATGATGCCGAAGGCCTGAGGTCTGCGTTTCGCAAGGCTGTCAAAGGCGCGCATCCGGATTTGCGGCCCGGCGACCCCGATGCCGCGATCAAGTTCCGGCAGATCGTCCGCGCCAACGATATCCTTTTGGACAAGGACCAGCGCGCGGTTTACGACCACTTGCTCGTGCTGGCGCAGCAGGAAAAGGACCCGGCGGCGGCGCATCCGATCGCCGCGCGGATTCACCGGATCGCGTCCGGCGTGCTGGCCTTTGCCTCCGTCTCGGTCGTGACCGTCGGCGGCTATCTCCTGTTCATGCACATGTCGGTGGCCCTCGTTGCGCCCACCGGAAGCCTTGCCGCCGCGCACACGGTGACGAGCCCCTACGACCTCACGACGCGGCTTACCGCCAGTATCGCAGCCGTCAGCCCGAACGACGCGCCCGACCCGGCCGCCGTAAGCGCCTTTATCGCCGCCAGGACCGAGAATACGGGTCCGGCCAGCGTGGTGAACGCGATGGCCATGGCGCCAGCGGAGGCGGAAGGCGCCTCGCCGCCTGCACCAGAGGCCGCGGCCGATCATGTGAGCCTCTCTCACGTGCATGAGATTTTCGCCAACGGCGACGCCGGCGCCACGGCCGTCGAGGCTGATCAACTGACGCAGCTCGAGACGAAATTCACCGCACCCTATGTCGACCGAGGCCTCTTGTTCTTCCGTGACAAATCCGATGATCGCGCCTTCCCCGAACTGCCGCTCCTGAAGCGGGGCGAGAAGCCGGGCAAGACCAAGTCGATCGCTGCCACGAACGGCAAGACGCAGCATGCCGACGCGCTGCCGAAGGCCGTGCCGTTGCCGGTGCCGCGCACACCGCCGCGCAATGTGACGACGCAGCCGGCGCCGCGCTACGTGTCGCCGCAGCCGCAGTGGTACGCCGCCACGGCGTCGTTCCAGTAA
- a CDS encoding ABC transporter permease/substrate-binding protein encodes MSLFSDPRWLEAWTRLPDYLGSHVRVSLAALALGLLVSLPLALVSRNRPVMRALLLGVASIVQTVPGLALLALFYPLLLAATALTLKWFGFGFSAFGFLPAVLALALYSMLPVLRNTITGLRGIEPQVLEAAQGVGMTALQSLTMVEVPLALPVMMAGIRTAAVWVIGTATLSTPIGQTSLGNYIFAGLQTQNWVLVLFGCAAAALLALAVDQLLALIEAGLRLRQRLRVVFGGAGIAALVAATLVPSMARSSQAYVVGAKTFAEQYVLAALIGERLSAAGLPATRREGLGSNVIYQALVNGDIDVYVDYSGTLWTNQFHHSEIKPRQELLGELKSELARQNVTLFGELGFENAYALVMPRKRAAALGIRSVADLAVRAGTMSIAADYEFFSRPEWKALQTAYGLNFRTQRQMQPDFMYAAVASGEVDVIAGYTSDGLIAKYDLVALDDPKSAIPPYDAIVLMAPKRAEDQALRAALQALLGRIDIAVMREANLRAAGGNSEASPDAVARWLWEKIDSAKTAK; translated from the coding sequence ATGAGTTTGTTTTCCGACCCGCGCTGGCTCGAGGCATGGACCCGCCTGCCCGATTATCTCGGCAGCCATGTGCGGGTCAGCCTCGCCGCGCTCGCGCTCGGGCTTCTGGTATCGCTGCCGCTGGCGCTCGTGTCGCGCAACCGTCCGGTGATGCGCGCTTTGCTGCTGGGCGTGGCCAGCATCGTGCAGACCGTGCCCGGACTGGCGCTGCTCGCGCTGTTCTATCCGCTGCTGCTCGCGGCCACCGCGTTAACGCTCAAATGGTTCGGCTTCGGCTTCTCGGCGTTCGGCTTCCTGCCGGCGGTGCTGGCGCTTGCGCTCTACTCGATGCTGCCGGTCTTGCGAAACACCATCACCGGCCTGCGCGGCATCGAGCCACAGGTCCTGGAAGCCGCCCAGGGCGTCGGCATGACCGCCCTGCAGTCGCTGACGATGGTGGAAGTGCCGCTGGCGCTGCCGGTGATGATGGCGGGCATCCGCACCGCCGCCGTCTGGGTGATCGGCACGGCGACACTCTCAACACCGATTGGCCAGACCAGCCTCGGCAATTACATCTTTGCCGGCTTGCAAACCCAGAACTGGGTGCTGGTGCTGTTCGGCTGCGCGGCCGCGGCGCTGCTCGCACTCGCCGTCGATCAACTGCTCGCGCTGATCGAAGCGGGCCTGCGCCTGCGGCAACGGCTTCGCGTCGTGTTCGGCGGCGCCGGCATCGCAGCCCTGGTCGCCGCCACGCTCGTGCCTTCGATGGCGCGTTCGTCACAGGCTTACGTCGTCGGCGCCAAGACCTTTGCCGAGCAATATGTGCTCGCGGCACTGATCGGAGAGCGCCTCTCCGCCGCAGGCCTCCCCGCGACCCGGCGCGAAGGCCTCGGCTCCAACGTGATCTACCAGGCGCTGGTGAACGGCGATATCGACGTCTATGTCGACTATTCCGGCACGCTGTGGACCAATCAGTTTCACCACAGCGAAATAAAGCCGCGCCAGGAATTGCTGGGCGAGTTGAAGTCCGAACTCGCACGCCAGAACGTGACGCTGTTCGGCGAGCTCGGCTTCGAGAACGCCTATGCGCTGGTGATGCCGAGGAAACGTGCCGCAGCGCTCGGCATTCGTTCCGTCGCCGATCTTGCGGTGCGCGCGGGCACGATGTCGATTGCCGCCGACTATGAATTCTTCTCGCGGCCGGAATGGAAGGCGCTGCAAACCGCCTATGGATTGAACTTCAGGACGCAGCGGCAGATGCAGCCGGATTTCATGTATGCCGCCGTGGCATCGGGCGAAGTCGACGTGATCGCGGGCTATACCAGCGACGGGCTGATCGCGAAATACGATCTCGTCGCGCTCGACGATCCCAAAAGCGCGATCCCGCCTTACGATGCGATTGTGTTGATGGCGCCGAAGCGCGCCGAGGATCAGGCGTTACGGGCGGCGTTGCAGGCGCTGCTCGGCCGCATCGATATTGCCGTAATGCGGGAGGCGAATTTGCGCGCCGCGGGCGGCAACAGTGAGGCTTCGCCGGATGCAGTGGCGCGCTGGCTGTGGGAAAAGATCGACTCAGCAAAGACCGCAAAATAA